The bacterium genome segment GCGACGGGAGAAGGCGTGATCACTTCGTATATTCACAGCAACAAAAAGATCGGGGCTCTGGTGGAGCTTAGTTGTGAGACCGATTTTGTGGCTAACAATGAACAGTTCTTGCAATTGGCTCATGATATCGCGATGCATATTGCCGCGTCCGAACCTCTGTGCGTGGATAATCCGGAAGCGGATCCCGCGATCGCCAAGATGATCGAGGAAGAAAGAAAAAAAGCCATGGAAGAATTCAAAAGCAAGCCTAAGGCAATGATCGAGAATATTGTCGCCGGAAAGATCAAGAAATTTTCTGACAGCATAACCTTGGTCAAGCAACCATATATCAAAGATCCGGAAAAAACGATCGGCGATCTTCTCGGAGAAGCGATAGCGAAATTGGGAGAGAATGTCAAAGTCAAAAGATTTTGCAAATTCAAAATTGATTAAATAGATTTAATGATTTCGAGAAAGGCGATTACCCTTTATCGGGTTATTTGTTTTTTATGATCGGACGAATTAAAATATATCCTTGGGAAAAAGAGATCGAGATCGATTTGGGCAATTGCAATCTGAAAAAAGGCGATTACGTGATCATTAAGAACGCTGAAACGGAAGATGAAATGGAGGCGGTGCAGATCTTGGACGCGAAAGAAAGCGCGGATAGCGCTTCGAGACTGTCGAAATCAGCCGTTATGGTTAAAATTGCGGCCGCCAGCGATATTAGCGCGGTGAACAATTATAATTCAAAAAAAGAGGAAGCGCTGAACTTTGCCAAAAAACAAGCGAAAAAAAATGATCTGGACATCAAATTTATCGATGTTCAGTATAATTATGACGGTTCGCGGATCACGTTCGGATTTGTCGCTTCGCAAAGAATTGATTTCAGGGAGCTGGTGAAATCTCTCTCAAGGCATTTTCAGAAATCGATCAAGATGGTGCAGGTCGGATCTCGCGACGAAGCCAGGAATTTCGGAGGAGTGGGCGGATGCGGAAGGCGATTATGCTGCGCGAGTTTTTTGAAAAAAATAGAAAGTGTCACTCTGAATGACGCGAAAATTCAGCGCATGGATCAGCGCGGCTCGGCTCGGCTCAGCGGGATTTGTGGAAGGTTGAAGTGCTGTCTGGCCTTTGAATCGAAAACCTACGAAGAGCTGAACGCGAGTATGCCTTTTATGAACAAAGAAGTGGAAACGAGAAAAGGCAAAGGAAAAGTGGTCGATATCTATGTTCTTGAGAAGAGAGTAAAAGTTCTACATGCCGACGGCACTTATGATTTTTTTGAAATCGACGAGGTCAAATTAATTGAAAAAAAGAAGTAATTTAGCTTATGATCTACGATGTTTTTTTGCCATTTATAATAATTTTTTCTATTTTCAGCATCATCATAATTTTGGCGCGGAAAATACCGGATATTTCTCTGGAGACCGAACCGAAAAAAGACTGGCTTAGCGAGAAAGCGAAAAAGCAGCACAGAACGACGGTTATATTCTGCCGGGCGCTGTCGATCTCAGAAAAAACTTTGAGGCAATTGAGAATACATATTCTGAAGCTGGACGCTAAAATTTTCAGCTTGATCCAGTATTTGCGAAAAAAATCCGCGAAAAAACTGGAAGACCTCAATACGCTGTCCTATAAAACTTTCACTCCTGCGGTTGAGAAGAAGGCGGATAAGCCTCAATTTTCGCCGAAGCCGGCAGTTCAAGTCGTCGAAAGGGATATTTTGCCGGTAGCTCCGGCGCAGGCAGCACCTCTTGTCGTTAAAACTTCAGTTCCGCCGAAAAATACGTCGAAAACCGATAAGGCGCTCGGATACGCTAATAAGATCTCAGCAAAACTTCAGTATAAAATAGAGGAAAGAAAGCTGTTGCATATTATCGCCAAGAGCCCTAAAAATGCCGAAAACTATAAAAAACTGGGGATGCTTTATTATAAGAATGAAAATTATCTAGATACTGAAGCGGCTTTTATCGAATATTTAAAATTAAATCCTTCCGATGGTGAAATCAGGAAAATAATGGAAAAAGTTGCTCATAAAAATAGGGAAAAAAAATCTTGATCTCGGTTTGAATGTTTGTGTTTATGCCGATGTAGCTTCCTCCTTCGCTTGGATATTAATCCGAGCTTCGGAAGGATAAGCAGTGAAATTAATAAAATTATTAGCACTTCGTAGCTCTGGTTATTACCAGAGAGAAGTAGTGCCGATGTAGCTCAGTGGTAGAGCAACTGTTTTGTAAACAGTAGGTCGTCGGTTCAAATCCGACCATCGGCTCCGGGCGGATACCGAAGTAGTCAAACGGGGCAGACTGTAAATCTGCTGACCTAGGTCTTCGATGGTGCAAATCCATCTCCGCCCACAGATAGATTTTGGTTATTGAAAGCATAGTAGTGCCGTTGTAGCTCAGTTGGCAGAGCAATTCCTTGGTAAGGAGTAGGTCTCGGGTTCGAGTCCCGACAACGGCTCAAGAAAATACTGCCTTCCGGGGCAGTATTTAAAATTTATGGCAATCTTTAAAACGGACGAAAAGTCATTGATGAATTCGAAATAAGCTAAGATAAGGGAAAATATGGAATTTGCCGCGTAACCCTTGATAAAATATTTAGTTTGTGGTAAAGTTAAGATAATAATAGCTATTGAACAAAACTCTTAATGGGCGGCGCCAAAGAGGGTTTTCTGTTTTGGCATAGAAAATTTAAAAAAGGAAAATGCACACCGCGAATCGTTCCAAATAATTTAATGAAGAACTTTTTAATAAAAATTATCGCAGTTTCAATTATTGGATCTTTGGCGGGAGGGTCGCTGTTTTATCTTTGGAAAAATAAATACGCATTTTCCAAAGATCAGATCATAATCGAAGAAGACCTGAGCAATAAAATTGAAAAAAAAGATTCGCAAAAAATGGAAGACGACAAGAAAATTTCCGACGGAATAGCCGCGATAATCAATTATGTGGAAAAGAATATTAACAAGATTTCTCCTGAAAAGCCGGCCAGCGGATTAACTTGGCGTTCCGTGAAAATTTGGTTTATCGATGATAAGAATTTTTATGTGGATTACAATGATGAAGTACTGAATGCCAGAAGAGTCTTGATGTCCCAATCAGTTTCGGGACCGGCGGCGGAGTATAAGGTT includes the following:
- the tsf gene encoding elongation factor Ts (EF-Ts; functions during elongation stage of protein translation; forms a dimer; associates with EF-Tu-GDP complex and promotes exchange of GDP to GTP resulting in regeneration of the active form of EF-Tu), yielding MEDAKKLKELRAETGASILDCRNVLSEMKGDMEKAKKILAEKGKSKIGKKAGRATGEGVITSYIHSNKKIGALVELSCETDFVANNEQFLQLAHDIAMHIAASEPLCVDNPEADPAIAKMIEEERKKAMEEFKSKPKAMIENIVAGKIKKFSDSITLVKQPYIKDPEKTIGDLLGEAIAKLGENVKVKRFCKFKID
- the ricT gene encoding regulatory iron-sulfur-containing complex subunit RicT, with the protein product MIGRIKIYPWEKEIEIDLGNCNLKKGDYVIIKNAETEDEMEAVQILDAKESADSASRLSKSAVMVKIAAASDISAVNNYNSKKEEALNFAKKQAKKNDLDIKFIDVQYNYDGSRITFGFVASQRIDFRELVKSLSRHFQKSIKMVQVGSRDEARNFGGVGGCGRRLCCASFLKKIESVTLNDAKIQRMDQRGSARLSGICGRLKCCLAFESKTYEELNASMPFMNKEVETRKGKGKVVDIYVLEKRVKVLHADGTYDFFEIDEVKLIEKKK